The Syntrophobotulus glycolicus DSM 8271 DNA window CAATGAACTTGACGGCAAGAAAATTGCCTTAACGAATACTTCGGCGACCTCTCAAAACCTGATCAAAATCATTTTGCAAGAAAAGTATCATATCGAGCCGGATTATTTTGAATCCCCTCCCCTTTTAAGGAATATGCTTTTGGAAGCCGATGCCGCCTTGCTCATCGGAGACGCGGCAATCGAAGCTTGTTATCATAAACCAAGGGGATTGTTCTTTTATGACCTGGGGGAAGAATGGAAAGCGATGACCGGCCAAAAGATGGTTTACGCCGTCTGGGCGGTCCGGCGGGAATATGCCGGAAATAACCCGGAAGCAGTTACAAAAATCATTGAGGCTTTTAACGAATCTATGGCTTATTCCGTGAAAAACGCTCCGGAAATCGCCGCTGAAATCGCCAAATATGAGAACTATTCCGAAGAATACCTGGTCAATTATTTCCATACTCTGGAGTTTGATTTTACCCCCTGCCACCAGAATGGGTTAGCCACTTTCTTTCAAAAGCTTACCTCTCTTGATTTGCTTTCCGAACTGCCCGAGATCAAGTTTTTCAGCAGTGCTTCATCTTTCAGGGATTAACATTTTTATTGATCAATAAGAATAAATGATTCTTTAGTAACAAACTGTTTAAGGAAGTGCTTTCTTTGGCTGTCACAGAAATCCTGAATGCTCATAAAAATGGCCTCCGCCTCTCAACCGGGGATGCCATAGCCCTCTATCTTGACGGAGATATTTTGGAGGTTGCCCGGCTGGCGGCGGATGACGCCGCCCGCCGGCACGGAGACACCGTTACCTTTGTCATTGACCGCAATATCAACTATACAAATATCTGCAAGGTCGGCTGCAAATTCTGCGCCTTTTATTGTGACCACGAAAATGAAAAAGCTTATGTCCTTACTCCTGAAGAAATCTTCAGCAAGGTCGAGGAGGCTTTAGCCTTAGGCGCTACTCAGATTATGCTGCAGGGCGGCCTGAACGACCGGATCAAATTTGATTATTACCTGGATATCGTAAGAGGGATTAAAGAACGCTTCAAGATTACCGTCCATTCCTTCTCGCCCCCTGAAATCGCCCATATGGCTGAATTGACCGGTCTGGGCCTGCGGGAGGTTTTAACCAGGCTCCAGGAAGCGGGACTGGATTCCCTTCCGGGCGGAGGGGCCGAGATCTTAGCCGACAGAGTCAGGCAGGAAATCAGTCCAAAAAAAATAACCTCGGCCAAATGGCTCGAGGTCATGGAAACTGCCCATGGATTAGGAATGAAATCTACCGCGACCATGATGATGGGCAATATTGAGACATTGGCGGAACGTTTTGCCCACCTGGAAAAGATCAGGGCTTTACAGGACCAGACAGGGGGCTTCCGGGCCTTTATCCCCTGGACCTACCAGCCTTACAATACCGAGCTTGGCGGTAAGAAAATGTCCAGCTATCACTACCTGAAATTCCTGGCTGTTTGCCGGCTTTACCTGGATAATTTTGATCATGTCCAGGGCTCATGGGTGACACAAGGGCCTGATATCGGGCAGCTTACTTTGACTTTTGGGGGCCGCGACCTGGGCAGCATCATGCTCGAAGAAAATGTCGTCAGGGCTGCCGGGGCCGAATTCCGGATGCAGCTGCAAGGCATGGTCGACCTGATTAAAAACGCCGGGTTCAAGCCGGCGCAAAGAGATACGGAGTACAGGATCATTAAACGGTATTGATAAAAACATTAGCCGGCCTGGCTTTGCAACATATTCTCAAGAATATCTGTCACGATATCCAGCCTTTGAAAAGGGGTGATCAGATAATATCCGTCCACATAAGCAGAGATTTCCCGGACCATACGGGTGGAAATATCTACAGCCAGGTTTCTGGCCTGTTCTTTCGAGGCATTTTCATACAGGTCCATGATCTCTGGGGAAACATCGATCCCAGAGATTTCATTGTTCATAAAACACGCATTTTTATAGCTTACGATTGGCAGTATTCCTCCTAATATTTTGGCCGGAAGGACCCTGCTCGCTTCCTGAAGGTTTTCCAAGGCCTTTTTCGTCAAGATGGGCT harbors:
- the mqnC gene encoding cyclic dehypoxanthinyl futalosine synthase — encoded protein: MAVTEILNAHKNGLRLSTGDAIALYLDGDILEVARLAADDAARRHGDTVTFVIDRNINYTNICKVGCKFCAFYCDHENEKAYVLTPEEIFSKVEEALALGATQIMLQGGLNDRIKFDYYLDIVRGIKERFKITVHSFSPPEIAHMAELTGLGLREVLTRLQEAGLDSLPGGGAEILADRVRQEISPKKITSAKWLEVMETAHGLGMKSTATMMMGNIETLAERFAHLEKIRALQDQTGGFRAFIPWTYQPYNTELGGKKMSSYHYLKFLAVCRLYLDNFDHVQGSWVTQGPDIGQLTLTFGGRDLGSIMLEENVVRAAGAEFRMQLQGMVDLIKNAGFKPAQRDTEYRIIKRY
- a CDS encoding menaquinone biosynthetic enzyme MqnA/MqnD family protein, yielding MLPRVGHIQFLNCMPLYYGLVKKHALSEVHLIKGTPTELNNMLIEGHLDISPISAFQYGKHHRELELLPGLSVSSDGEVQSIFLISKIPINELDGKKIALTNTSATSQNLIKIILQEKYHIEPDYFESPPLLRNMLLEADAALLIGDAAIEACYHKPRGLFFYDLGEEWKAMTGQKMVYAVWAVRREYAGNNPEAVTKIIEAFNESMAYSVKNAPEIAAEIAKYENYSEEYLVNYFHTLEFDFTPCHQNGLATFFQKLTSLDLLSELPEIKFFSSASSFRD